GGTGGCATTTTCTTGAGGACCTTGCCGCTCCTGGCGTCATAGAACCATATTTCGATGAGGTTTATGTAAACATAATGATACCTGCCCAGGTAGGTGCCCGGATTCTCGGCAGCTGCCTGTGACTTATTTCCTCGTACGAGGTATATGGCGCCGCAAGCCTGCCCACGAGAAGCGCCATGATGCCGCCTTCAATACGTCCTGCCTCTTCGGGTGTCATTTTTATTACCGCCGCGATCGCCTCGCGGCCTGATCCCTTATTCCCGCTGCGCGGCTTCCTGTCGTCCCCTGCATTTGCCGTCGCGGTCGTTTCTATTGGAAGGGCCCCGGTATTAACGACGACCACCGCATACTCGCTGAACTTTATCTCTTCAATGTTCACCCTGGAGCCGTCGCTTTTTGTTATCGTATACCTGTTGTCGAGCTGGGGAAGGTACCTGACCATGAAGGCCCTTTTCATTCCATCCTCCCTGCCCGCCTCAAACGCGGCGGACAACGGACAGCGCACACGCATGGCCTGGTCTTTCCGGTCGTAGAGGACTTCTTCGGGGCTGATCCTGAAGGCGTAGATGCTGTCAAAATCCATGGCGCCCATAAGGGGAAGGGATATCTCCCGGTCGATCCTGGCCCTGTACTGTTCCTCGGTTTCCCGGGAATCCTTTGCCGCCATGTGTTTCCTCATTTGAATGTTGTTGTAGAGAAGCTGCAAGTTGTGGCCCGTGTACCCGGGGGCAAGCTTGTCGACTGCCATATTGAAAGGCCTGCCATCGAACGTGGTTGAAAGAAAGATCCCTCCGGGTCCTCCCGGGTGTCCCTGCGGTCCGCCTTTTGGTCGCGTGCAGCCGGCAAAGAAAAGAATGCAGCACGCGATAAAGACGGCGATGGAAACACTGATCCTCGGATGATGATTCATGCTCTTCCCTTTATCGTTGTGCCTATCATTCTGGAATCCCAGGCCGCTGATTGTCAATATGAAAAGACCGTTCATACCTTTCCCGCCCCGCTCGTCCATGCGTTCAGGCTTAGCCCAAACGCTTCCTGAACCTCAGTGAGCTTGCGGCTACGACCGACGCACCAAGGATGAAAAGCGCCAGGAACTGGGGCCAGAGGATGGACATGCCGCTGCCCTTCAGGAAGATGCCCCGGATAATGACGAGAAAGTATCGGAGCGGATTGAGATAGGTGACGAACTGAACGGCTGCGGGCATGTTCTCTATGGGGAACATGAGACCCGAGAGGAGAACGGCGGGGGCGAAGAAAAGGAATGTCGCCATCATCGCCTGCTGTTGTGTCCGGGAAATGGTGGAGATGAAAAGACCGAAGCCCAAAACGGAAAGAAGATATACCGCGGTGGCAAGGACGAGAAGGGGGATGGAGCCCCTTATGGGCACCTCGAACCAGATGACCCCGACAAGGGTGACGAGGAACATGTCGAAGAAGCCGATGATGGCGAAGGGGATGGTCTTGCCGAGAATGAGTTCGGCGGGGCGTATGGGTGTGACCATAAGCTGTTCCATGGTGCCTATCTCGCGCTCCCGGACGATGGCCATGGATGTCAGCAGCAGGCAGACGACAAGGACCATGATGGCGATGACCCCGGGCACGTTGTAATTCTTGCTCTTGAGGTCCGCATTGTACCATGCGCGCGGCCGCACATCCAGGGAGCCCTTCGCCCGGTAGGCCGTTTTCATCGCAATGTCACGGCTGTACCGGGAAACAATGCCGTTTGCATATCCCGCCGCAACAAGGGCCGTATTGGAATCCGTACCGTCAAGGAGTATCTGCAGGGACACCTTCCTTTGCGCCTGAAGATCGGATGTGAATCCGCGGTCAAAATGGAGCGCCACCGTGGCATCTCCCTTATCGAGAAGGGTCCTGACCTCTGAATCCGACCCCGGGAAATGATCGATCCTGAAATATCCCGATGCCTCGAAGCGCCTTGCGATCTCGCGCGTTACCGATGTCTTGTCCAGGTCAAAGACGGCCATCCTGATGTTGGTGACATCCATTGTCACGGCATAGCCGAAAACAATGAGCTGGATAACGGGTGTGACGAAGATGATGGGTTTCATCTTCCTGTCCCGGAAGATCTGGATGAACTCCTTGATCACCATGTGTTTGATGCGCCGCAGCATTTCTCTCATGCTAGGCCACCCGTTTCCTGAATTTCTTCACGGCCACGGTGAAGACAATGAGGCCGAAGAGGGCAAGGAGCCCCATCTCGGTCAGAAGCATGCCGGCGGTGTTGGCCTTGAGAAATATGCCCTTGATGGCGGAGACAAAATAGCGGGCCGGTATCAGGTAGGTGATGGCCTGAAGGGGAACGGGCATATTCACTATGGAGAACATGAAACCTGAAAGAAGCAGCGCCGGCAGGTAGGATGAGACCACCGCCGCCTGGCTTGCTGCCAGTTGTGATTTCGTTATTATCGATATAAGGACGCCGATGCTCAATCCGCCGAAAAGGAAGAGGGAGGATATGAAAAGAAGGAGAAGAACACTCCCCTTAAGGGGCACGCCGAAGAGCGCCACGACGATGATGATGGATATTATGGTGTCGATGATCCCGATGGCGAAATAGGGGGCCATCTTTCCGACGATAAGCTCCGCCGGTTTTACGGGCGTGGAGATGATCTGTTCCATTGTCCCCCGCTCCCATTCCCTGGCGATGGTGAGCGACGTCAGGAGGGCCGCAACGATGGTCATGATGACTGCGATGAGCCCCGGGACGATGAAATTGCGGGATTTCAGCTCCGGGTTGTACCAGATACGGGTGCGGACGTCGATGAGGGGTATCGCGGCCCCGAGTCCGGCGTGCCTTGCCGCCTGTTCCAGCGCCGAATTGAGATAGCCGAGGGCAATGGTGGCGGTATTGGAATCGCTGCCGTCGACGATCACCTGTATCCGGGCCTCGCCTCCGGTCAGGGCGTACCTGGAAAAGTTTTCGGGTATTGATATCGCCACCCGCGCTTTTCCCTCATCGAGGGTTCTGTCGATCAGAGCGGGATCGTTCACATACCCGACCACCGAAAAATAGCGCGATGCCTCGAGCCCGCGAATGATGTCCCGGCTCAGCCTGGACATGTCCCTGTCGTAGACGACGGTCGTCAACCGGTCGACGTCGACGGTGATGGCGTACCCGAAGATAAAGAGGAGCATAACGGGCATGAGAAAGGCCAGCGCAAGGCTCAGGGGGTCCCTTCGAATCTGGATGACCTCTTTCCTGGCGATCGCCAGGACCCTGTTCAGGTTCATCTCAGGATGCCTCGATGAGCGATACGAAGACATCTTCGAGAGAAGGGCGCACCGTTGTGATATTGGAGACGGCGATACTGGCGCCGCTGAGCGACGAACGGATGGCGGCTGTCGCTGTCTCCGAGTCATCGACGGTGGCGTGGATCACGCTGCCGAAGAGCGCTACGTCAAATCCTCCCCTTCCCAGGACATCGAGGGCTTCAACGATATCGGCAACGGAAACCTCGAGGATCTGCTTGTGCATATGCTCCTTCTTCATCACGTCGGGACGCCCCCCGGCGATGATCCTTCCCCGGTAGATGAGGGCCAGGCGGTCGCAGTATTCGGCTTCGTCGAGGTAATGGGTGGTCACGAAGACCGTTGTTCCCCGGGAGGACATTTCGTAGATGAGGTCCCAGAACCTGCGCCGGGAAATGGGGTCCACGCCGGATGTGGGCTCATCGAGGAAGATGATGGACGGCTCGTGGATCACGGCGCATCCCAATGCCAGGCGCTGTTTGAACCCGCTTGCCATGGTACGTGTGATGGCCTTGCGTTTTCCCCCTATGCCCGCCATTTCGAGGACCCATTCCTTGCGCTCCTTCTTTCTTTCGTCTGGGACGCCGTAAATGCCGCTGAAGAAATCGATGTTCTCCTCTATAGTCAGATCGTCGTAGAGGGAAAATCGCTGAGACATGTAGCCGATATGCTTCTTGATCTCCTCCGATTCCCTCATGATGTCGAAACCGCCGACGGCGCCGGCGCCGGCGGAAGGAAGGAGGAGGCCGCAGAGCATGCGGATCGTTGTCGATTTACCGGCGCCGTTGGGCCCGAGGAATCCGAAGATCTCGCCTTTTGCAACAGCGAGATCGATGTTGTCGACGGCACGGAAATCGCCGAAGGTCCTCGTGAGGCCCGTGACGGCGACTGCGGTGTCCCCGGGCGGCAGAGTTTGCAGCAATGCCTGTGTCATGGTCCCGCCTTCCCGGCACGGTCGCCGATCATTGCGAAGAAAATGTCCTCAATGGAAGGTGTGATGGAGCGGTATCCCCCGGTGGCGCAGCCTCTGTCAGAGAGTATTCCCATCACAGCCTCTATATCTCCCTTGTCCTTGAAGCCGATGTGGATCCTGTCGCCGTACAGGCCGACGCTTGCGACCCTTTCGTCGTCTCTTACAACCTCCATGATCTCACGTGCCCTGTCGCACCACACCTCGATCATGGGCATGCCATGTTTTGCCTTGATTGACGACGGTGTGGCTTTCTCGAGGAGTTTGCCCTCGTAGATGAGGCCCACCTCAGTGCACCGCTCCGCCTCGTCAAGATAGGAGGTGGAGACGAAGATCGTCACGCCCTCTTTGAGGAGTTCGTAAAGGATCTTCCAGAAATCGCGCCGCGAAACGGGGTCGACGCCATTCGTTGGTTCATCAAGAAAAAGGATCTCCGGTGTGTGGATGAGGGCACAGGCCAGCCCGAGCTTTTGTTTCATCCCTCCGGAAAGCTGTCCGGCCAGCCTGCCGGTGAAAGGTGTAAGGTTGGAAAAGCCGAGCAGCCTGTCTATGCGTTCGGGGCGTTCGCCCCGGGGCACGCCGAAGATATCGGCGTAAAAGACCATGTTCTCCATGACCGTCAGGTCTTCGTAAAGACCGAAGCGCTGCGGCATATAGGCTATCTTTTCCTTGATCCTTTCCGACCCCTTCCTTATGGGATGGGCCGCCACCCAGGCGTCGCCGGACGTGGGTTCCATAACGGCAGTCAGGAGCCTTATGAGCGTTGATTTTCCCGCTCCGTCGGGGCCGACAAGGCCGAAGAGCTCTCCCTTGCGGACCTCCATGGTGATCCCATCAACGGCCGTGACGTCACCAAAGGTCTTTGTCAGAGAACCGGTCCTTATTGCGGAGAGATCATCCATGGTCACCTGAGAATGATCCTCACGTCGGCCGGCATGCCCGGTTTAAGCTCCTGATCTTTGTTTTCCACTGTGACCTTGACCCCGAAGACTAGCTTGACCCTCTCCTCCTGGGTCTGAACGTTCTTGGGAGTGAATTCAGCCTCGGAGGAGATGAAGGTGATTGTTCCGTCGTAGACCTTGTTTTTGAAGGTGTCCACGGTTACCCTTGCTTTCTGCCCCAGTTTTACGAGGCCCAGCCTGTCTTCCTTGACGTACACCTTGACCCAGGGACGGTCGAGATCACCCACGGTGAGGACGGCCGCTCCTGGCTGCACGATCTCGCCGAGCTCGACATTCTTTCTGAAGACGACGCCGGATATTGGAGCATGGAGCAGGGTGTCGGCGAGCTTCTCCTCCGTGTTTGCAACGAGCGCCGCCAGCTGTTTCACGCGAAGCTCCGCGGCCATGATGTCCTCCTTGCGCGGCCCTTCCTCGATGAGGCTCTGCTGCTGGCGGGCGCTTTTGAGCTGGCCAAGGCGCGTCTCGTAGGAGCTTTTTGCGGTGTCGAACCGTGATGCCGATATGGCCCCGTTCGCATAGAGCATCTCGGCGCGTTCGAAATCCTTGCGTACCCTGACCAACTCGGCCTCGAGGGATTCCGAATCGGCCCGGGCCTTCAATATCTCCTGACGCCGCGAGCCGCTTCTGAGTTCCTGGAGCTTCACCTGCGCCTCTTCCAGGGAGGCGCGCGTCTGGTCGACAAGCGCCTTGATGTCGCCGCTTGAGATCGCGGCAAGGAGATCACCCTCTTTTACCCGGGCGCCTTCATCGACCTTGAGAACGGCGATCCTGCCGGACACCTTGAAGCCGATATTGCATTCCGTTACCTCAACGTTACCCGAAAGTTTCATTGTCCCGTCATCGCGGTTGCGGACATAGCTGATAACGACTATGGCGGTGACGACTATGGCGGTGACGACCGCCAAGGGAATGATCTTTTTCCTGGGGATCATTTTGTATCCTCCGTCATGGATCGTGTCGGCGCGGCGGGAGTTGCCTGCGAACCTCTGCCGCCCGGAGGTGTATCCGCCGGCTTGTTCGTCGAGCCCATCGCCATTTCCAGGGCCGCGACGGCTGTATGGCGGTCGAAGCGCGCCTGGCAGTGGTCTGCCCGGGCGCGTATGAGAGCAGCCTCGGCGTTGATGACATCGGTACTGGTGTTGTCTCCCGACCTGTACCGGAGGTCCTCGATCCGCGCCTGTTCCTTTGCCGAAAGGACGGCTTTTTCCGATACGGCGATGCGTTCGTCGGCATTGACGATGGAACTCCGGGCTTCCTTGAGCTCCCTGGCTATGGAAAGGCGCAAGGCCCGCTCCTCTTCCCTGGCCTTCATGAACTCCAACCGTTCGCGGTCTATCTCCGCATCTATGCGCCCGAAATCGAAGACGGGCAGAAGGAGGCGGACGCCGACGCTCCAGTTTTCCCTGAAAGACATCCTGTCGCCCGCTTTTCCGCCGTAATCGCCGGCGCCGTAAATATCGGGCAGGCGCTTACCCCGTGCCGATGCAATGCGCTCTTCAAACATTTTTACCTTGCTCAATGCCGCCTTGTAGTCGGGCCGGGCGGCAAGGGCGCCCTCGAGGCTGGCATTCATGACCGCGCCGTTGCCGAATGGCATATCGTTGAACACAATTACCAGTTCGCCCGGGTCGTCCATGCCTATAATTGATCTCAAAAGCTCCGTCGTGTTGGTGATACTGTTCCTGGTCTGTATCCTTCTTTCCATGGCGGCTCCCAATTCCGTGTCGGCCTTGAGGAGGTCGAGCATCGGCACTGTACCGGCTCTTAGAGAGGACTCTACGTCGCGGCGATGTGATTGGAGGCCCTTTACCTGAGCATCGCAGGCACGAAGGAGTTCGTCGAACTGGGCAAGCTTGTAGTAGACAGCGGTAACATTATACGTGAGCTCGTGGAGATTGCGGGTATGGAAGTCCTGGGCCATGGACCTCTTGAGTCCCGCGATGGTGACGCCTCTCATGAGGCGCCCCCCCTTGAACAAGGGGATGGAAAAGGTGGCGAAGCCGTCATAGACATTCTTTTCGAAATCGGGAAAGTCAACGGACGTCAGGGGCGGACCGGTGATGACGATGGGTGTGAGCGGGGCAGGGTAGCGGTAGCGTGAATAACCTCCCGTAACATCGATCCGGGGCATCCGTTCCGCTCTGGCCGCCTTGAGGCCCTGGTCCTCTATCTCTACGTTCCGCTGTGCCATCTTGAGCGCGGGGTTGTGCTTCATGGCATAGCGGATGAGCGAGGAAAGGTTGAAAGAAGCCGTTGCCGGGGTCTCCTGCGCCGGGGTTGCGCCGGGGAAGAGGATGGAAGAGGCAACGGCGAGTACGATGAGTCCCGACATCCATTTCATGATGATGCTCCTTCCCGGTCTTCTCGTATCTCTAAAAGCGCCGCGATAGAAAAACGCGTGATGTGATCGGCAATATCGACCATGCTCATCGAGTTGACCCGGTCGTCACCGACCAGACGTCGAAGGACCGGCCTGGCATAGAGGAAATACAAACACTGGCCGACGATGCTGGCACAACAATAGAGCACCGTATCGCTTGCCGGGTCCCGGCCGGTGATGCGGGCGGTAATGGCCGAGATGAGATGGAACATGGGGCGTGCCGCCTCCTCCACGATCATGTCGAGCGCCGCCGTCGGCTCCGCGAACTCCCTGGCCATAAGCTTGCCGAACCGCGATTCGATCCCCCCATCGAGTATGCGAAAGACAAAGGAACGGATGAAACCCCGAAGCCTCTTTTCAGGCTCGTCGGTCTGAGAGGTCC
This is a stretch of genomic DNA from Syntrophorhabdaceae bacterium. It encodes these proteins:
- a CDS encoding ABC transporter permease, with the protein product MREMLRRIKHMVIKEFIQIFRDRKMKPIIFVTPVIQLIVFGYAVTMDVTNIRMAVFDLDKTSVTREIARRFEASGYFRIDHFPGSDSEVRTLLDKGDATVALHFDRGFTSDLQAQRKVSLQILLDGTDSNTALVAAGYANGIVSRYSRDIAMKTAYRAKGSLDVRPRAWYNADLKSKNYNVPGVIAIMVLVVCLLLTSMAIVREREIGTMEQLMVTPIRPAELILGKTIPFAIIGFFDMFLVTLVGVIWFEVPIRGSIPLLVLATAVYLLSVLGFGLFISTISRTQQQAMMATFLFFAPAVLLSGLMFPIENMPAAVQFVTYLNPLRYFLVIIRGIFLKGSGMSILWPQFLALFILGASVVAASSLRFRKRLG
- a CDS encoding ABC transporter permease; the encoded protein is MNLNRVLAIARKEVIQIRRDPLSLALAFLMPVMLLFIFGYAITVDVDRLTTVVYDRDMSRLSRDIIRGLEASRYFSVVGYVNDPALIDRTLDEGKARVAISIPENFSRYALTGGEARIQVIVDGSDSNTATIALGYLNSALEQAARHAGLGAAIPLIDVRTRIWYNPELKSRNFIVPGLIAVIMTIVAALLTSLTIAREWERGTMEQIISTPVKPAELIVGKMAPYFAIGIIDTIISIIIVVALFGVPLKGSVLLLLFISSLFLFGGLSIGVLISIITKSQLAASQAAVVSSYLPALLLSGFMFSIVNMPVPLQAITYLIPARYFVSAIKGIFLKANTAGMLLTEMGLLALFGLIVFTVAVKKFRKRVA
- a CDS encoding efflux RND transporter periplasmic adaptor subunit translates to MIPRKKIIPLAVVTAIVVTAIVVISYVRNRDDGTMKLSGNVEVTECNIGFKVSGRIAVLKVDEGARVKEGDLLAAISSGDIKALVDQTRASLEEAQVKLQELRSGSRRQEILKARADSESLEAELVRVRKDFERAEMLYANGAISASRFDTAKSSYETRLGQLKSARQQQSLIEEGPRKEDIMAAELRVKQLAALVANTEEKLADTLLHAPISGVVFRKNVELGEIVQPGAAVLTVGDLDRPWVKVYVKEDRLGLVKLGQKARVTVDTFKNKVYDGTITFISSEAEFTPKNVQTQEERVKLVFGVKVTVENKDQELKPGMPADVRIILR
- a CDS encoding ABC transporter ATP-binding protein, which codes for MDDLSAIRTGSLTKTFGDVTAVDGITMEVRKGELFGLVGPDGAGKSTLIRLLTAVMEPTSGDAWVAAHPIRKGSERIKEKIAYMPQRFGLYEDLTVMENMVFYADIFGVPRGERPERIDRLLGFSNLTPFTGRLAGQLSGGMKQKLGLACALIHTPEILFLDEPTNGVDPVSRRDFWKILYELLKEGVTIFVSTSYLDEAERCTEVGLIYEGKLLEKATPSSIKAKHGMPMIEVWCDRAREIMEVVRDDERVASVGLYGDRIHIGFKDKGDIEAVMGILSDRGCATGGYRSITPSIEDIFFAMIGDRAGKAGP
- a CDS encoding ABC transporter ATP-binding protein, with product MTQALLQTLPPGDTAVAVTGLTRTFGDFRAVDNIDLAVAKGEIFGFLGPNGAGKSTTIRMLCGLLLPSAGAGAVGGFDIMRESEEIKKHIGYMSQRFSLYDDLTIEENIDFFSGIYGVPDERKKERKEWVLEMAGIGGKRKAITRTMASGFKQRLALGCAVIHEPSIIFLDEPTSGVDPISRRRFWDLIYEMSSRGTTVFVTTHYLDEAEYCDRLALIYRGRIIAGGRPDVMKKEHMHKQILEVSVADIVEALDVLGRGGFDVALFGSVIHATVDDSETATAAIRSSLSGASIAVSNITTVRPSLEDVFVSLIEAS
- a CDS encoding CerR family C-terminal domain-containing protein; the protein is MTEIRPNTRQRILEAAGEIFAESGLRQTTIRQISNRAGVNVAAINYHFQSKDNLYLETLRYWKDVAFGKYPRELGTSQTDEPEKRLRGFIRSFVFRILDGGIESRFGKLMAREFAEPTAALDMIVEEAARPMFHLISAITARITGRDPASDTVLYCCASIVGQCLYFLYARPVLRRLVGDDRVNSMSMVDIADHITRFSIAALLEIREDREGASS
- a CDS encoding TolC family protein, yielding MKWMSGLIVLAVASSILFPGATPAQETPATASFNLSSLIRYAMKHNPALKMAQRNVEIEDQGLKAARAERMPRIDVTGGYSRYRYPAPLTPIVITGPPLTSVDFPDFEKNVYDGFATFSIPLFKGGRLMRGVTIAGLKRSMAQDFHTRNLHELTYNVTAVYYKLAQFDELLRACDAQVKGLQSHRRDVESSLRAGTVPMLDLLKADTELGAAMERRIQTRNSITNTTELLRSIIGMDDPGELVIVFNDMPFGNGAVMNASLEGALAARPDYKAALSKVKMFEERIASARGKRLPDIYGAGDYGGKAGDRMSFRENWSVGVRLLLPVFDFGRIDAEIDRERLEFMKAREEERALRLSIARELKEARSSIVNADERIAVSEKAVLSAKEQARIEDLRYRSGDNTSTDVINAEAALIRARADHCQARFDRHTAVAALEMAMGSTNKPADTPPGGRGSQATPAAPTRSMTEDTK